The sequence below is a genomic window from Gammaproteobacteria bacterium.
CATCAGCCAGGCCAGCACGGCAATGCTCAGCCAGGCGCAAGCCTCACCTCAGTTAGCACTGCAATTGCTCAACGGTCTCTAAGCACCGTTTAACCACGCCTGGCGATTGGCCAGCACGGTTTCTGCCACATCTTTTTTCAACTCCATGACACAGGTATCCGCCACGGGCTTTTTCATCACCGCGCTGAACGTCATCAGTTCATCACGACGGAATGCGTGAATCTGCACTGTCTGGCCGGGTAAAAAATTCGCCAACCGTTTTTCCAAATTGCCCGTATTCACCTGTAGACCGTCGATTGCCACCAGAACATCCCCGGCAGCCAATCCCGCCAACTGCCCTGCACTGCCATCCTGAACCACGGCCACCTTGGCACCGACCGCATCCGAGCCAAACCGACAGCCCAAGGTAACTGCGCTGTCATCCACCGTCGCGGCCTTGCCGCCGGTGTCAGACTGCCCCGTGGTCGCGCGCAACTGGTAGCTCACCCCCACCTCGTTTAGCAATTCCTCCATGGGCGGATCCTGGGTGCCGTAGACGTAATCCGCAAAAAATGCGGACACGTCCAGCCCGCTCGTTTGCACAATGATTTGTTCCAGCGAACGCTCGGCCATCCCCTTGCCGGTCAGGCCATGGTGTTGCCACAAATAGCGCATCGCATGATCCAGCGAATATTGCCCGGCACTGTGTTGACGCAACCACAAATCCAGCGCCAATCCGACCATCGCCCCCTTGCCGTAATAGCTGACAATCGCATTCAGCGCGTTTTCATCCTGCTTGTAGAATTTGCTCCACGCATCAAAACTGGATTCGGCAATGCTTTGCTTGAAACGACCACTGCCGCGAGTCACGCGAGTAAAACCTTGCGCCATCATCTGCAAGTAATTCACATCCGAAAGAATCTTGGCACGATACAAAAACAGCTCGTCGTAATACGAGGTAAAGCCTTCAAACACCCATAAAAGCTCGGTGTAAACTTCGCGATCAAGATCGTAGGGAATAAAGGCTTCAGGCTTGATGCGTTTGACGTTCCAGGCGTGAAAATATTCGTGACTGCATAACCCCAAAAAGTTTTTATAATTTTCGGTCAGTTCTTTCATGCCAGAACGAGGCAAGTCATCACGTGCACACAGCAAACTGGTCGATGCGCGATGCTCCAATCCACCGTAGCCCTCGCCCACCACCATCACCTGAAACACATAACGATCAAACGGTGCTGGCTCACCAAAAAAACGAATCTGCGTTTCACAAATCGCCTGCAAATCACGAATCAAGCGCGCTTCATCGGTATAGTGCCGCCCGGTAATCGCCACTTCATGAGGCACACCACAGGCATCAAACTGCAGCAGCGTGAAATTTCCCATCTCGACCGGATGATCAATCAGCTCGTCATAATCGCTGGCCTGATACGTCCCAAATCCATGCAGGGTCGCGCCATCACAACGCAATGCGGTGGACACTTTCCATGATGCGTACAACTCGCCCTGGGGTCGAAGCAATTCCACCTGACACGGTTCATGTTCTTTGCCGTGCACGCGAACAAACACGCTGGTGCCATTAAAATAGCCATGCGTCTGATCCAGATGCGCAGCCCGCACCGACAAGTCCCAGGCATACACCTCGTATTCCAATTGCAGTTCGCCTGCACATGGCTCGACTTGCCAGGTTTGCTTGTCTATTTTTTTTACCGCCAGCGCGCGGCCATCGCTGCGAGCGTGTAGCTGCACCACATTACGAGCAAAATCGCGAATCATGTAACTACCCGGAATCCATGCCGGCAGCGATACTCGCTGTCCGGCAGAATCAGGCTGAGGAATAATTACAGCAACTTGAAAAAGATGGGCTTGAGGGGAAAGAGCTTGGATGCAATAGCGAACCACTGCGTTGGCAGTGCTCATGAAAAACTCCTAAACATTTATTTCTTCGCGCCACTACGGCGCAAAATAGTGACGATGGCAGTCTCATCCATACTTTCTGCCAACGACAACGGAGTTACACCCTGAGAATCACGAACATTGGGATTGGCGCCTTTTTGCAGCAACAACTCCACCACATCCGCATTGCCTTCGTTGATCGCAATGAACAGTGCCGTGTAACCGCTTTCAGTTTTTATATTCACGTCCGCGCCGGCAGCAATCAGGTGACGGATCACTTCTTTGTTTCCCTTGGCGGAAGCGGCAATCAGTGCGGTATCACCTGAGGTCGTACGCGCATTGACGTCCGCCTTGGCCTTGATCAGCAAATCGACCACTTCAAGATAACCATCCTGGGCAGCCAGCATGAGTGCCGTCATATTTTCGTAAGGCGCAAATTTCGAATTTACATCCGCCCCACGCTGTATCAGCGCAGTAACCACGGAAGCATCGCCATTGCTCGCTGCCGTATGCAACAGTGGCGCGCCGTACTGATTCTTAGCATTGGCATTCACCCCCGGCTGCTGCAACAACAGCAACGCAATATTGACTCGCCGCTTCACCAGCGCCACAAACACGGCAGGATCACCCTTGGCGGTTTTGCTATTTGGGTCCGCCCCCTGGGCCAGCAGTTGCTTCACCAGCGCTTCATCACCTTTTTCTACCGCCGTAACCAAATCTGGGCCGGCGGCCAATGCCGAAAAAGGTAACAACACCAAACCCAACGCCCAACCGCGCCAGGACAGAAACATTTTCATTCCCTTTACCCCAAAGCAAACTATCGGATTAGCCAATATCTAGCCAAGCTCATGCCAGGCTTACACCTTCACCGCCAGCACATCACAAGGCGTACCATGCAACACTGCATTGGCCGTCGATCCCAGCAACAATGCAATACCATGTCGGCCATGAGTGCCGATCACAATCACATCCGCCTGGTAACTCTTGGCGGCCTGCAAAATTTCATTTTTGACCGAGCCTACCTCGACACGACAGGTTATGTCTGCCAATCCGGCCTGCTCTGCCAATTCTTTGAGAACACGCTGCGCACGTTCGTACAGCGCTTTTTCGACATCCACCGAAATCATTGGCAGGGATTCGTAGGTATTGTCCAGAATCAACGGTTCAACGACATGCATGAGCATCAACTCTGCGCCCGTCAATTGCGCCAAACCTTTGGCCTTGGCTAGCACCTCACCGGCTTCCGCGGTTAAATCCAGCGCCACCAGAATTTTCGTATATGCGCCCATATTTCCCTCCGTTTTCCCATTCGCCCCATCATACGCCGCAGGCAAATTTACCACCAGACGCTTGTTGTCATTACAAAAAAAAGCCCGGCAGATTCTGCCGGGCCGAACTTCACGAAAACTGCCTACAACTAAAGGTGAACCAGGTTAATAAAGGCAATCAATGCCACCACCAAAAACAACGGAATGCCGATCATTCCCGGACCATTTTCAAATTTCTCGAGCTTGGGACCAGAAGACATATCATTTCTCCTATCTGCTTTTATGTTGTTATTAGCCCGGGCACAGACAACCTCCAGAGCCTGATAACAACATGGACTAAACCCAGGGAGAATGTCAAC
It includes:
- a CDS encoding PDZ domain-containing protein yields the protein MSTANAVVRYCIQALSPQAHLFQVAVIIPQPDSAGQRVSLPAWIPGSYMIRDFARNVVQLHARSDGRALAVKKIDKQTWQVEPCAGELQLEYEVYAWDLSVRAAHLDQTHGYFNGTSVFVRVHGKEHEPCQVELLRPQGELYASWKVSTALRCDGATLHGFGTYQASDYDELIDHPVEMGNFTLLQFDACGVPHEVAITGRHYTDEARLIRDLQAICETQIRFFGEPAPFDRYVFQVMVVGEGYGGLEHRASTSLLCARDDLPRSGMKELTENYKNFLGLCSHEYFHAWNVKRIKPEAFIPYDLDREVYTELLWVFEGFTSYYDELFLYRAKILSDVNYLQMMAQGFTRVTRGSGRFKQSIAESSFDAWSKFYKQDENALNAIVSYYGKGAMVGLALDLWLRQHSAGQYSLDHAMRYLWQHHGLTGKGMAERSLEQIIVQTSGLDVSAFFADYVYGTQDPPMEELLNEVGVSYQLRATTGQSDTGGKAATVDDSAVTLGCRFGSDAVGAKVAVVQDGSAGQLAGLAAGDVLVAIDGLQVNTGNLEKRLANFLPGQTVQIHAFRRDELMTFSAVMKKPVADTCVMELKKDVAETVLANRQAWLNGA
- a CDS encoding ankyrin repeat domain-containing protein — its product is MKMFLSWRGWALGLVLLPFSALAAGPDLVTAVEKGDEALVKQLLAQGADPNSKTAKGDPAVFVALVKRRVNIALLLLQQPGVNANAKNQYGAPLLHTAASNGDASVVTALIQRGADVNSKFAPYENMTALMLAAQDGYLEVVDLLIKAKADVNARTTSGDTALIAASAKGNKEVIRHLIAAGADVNIKTESGYTALFIAINEGNADVVELLLQKGANPNVRDSQGVTPLSLAESMDETAIVTILRRSGAKK
- a CDS encoding universal stress protein, with protein sequence MGAYTKILVALDLTAEAGEVLAKAKGLAQLTGAELMLMHVVEPLILDNTYESLPMISVDVEKALYERAQRVLKELAEQAGLADITCRVEVGSVKNEILQAAKSYQADVIVIGTHGRHGIALLLGSTANAVLHGTPCDVLAVKV